A single region of the Limimonas halophila genome encodes:
- a CDS encoding ELM1/GtrOC1 family putative glycosyltransferase: MTQQTPHAVLLQEGRRGDDAQLQALADALGWPHTRVRVRRSLVRVALDRLTASLGLPGDREAVARVGPPWPDAVFVIGGRSIGLARHVRRRSGGRTRIVALGRPWAPLDQPDLVITTPQYKLPADANVVHNHLPLNTLDPARLAAGAAAWRPRVADLPGPCVTVLLGGNSSTHVFDAATARRLAALASERAGELGGSVLACGSPRTPAAAVEAFAAALTVPNRVIPWRPDAADNPLAGFVALGERLLVTGESASMVAETLRTGKPVETVELPLRRRAAVVTKHLPHVIERLGLGRPCAGLSAALTRRGLWVPPRDLGRVHEALAAAGGPTAEVPAEDVARACAAVRALIAAPREAAGPADASVRPAA, encoded by the coding sequence ATGACGCAGCAGACCCCGCACGCCGTGCTCCTCCAGGAGGGCCGCCGGGGCGACGACGCGCAGCTCCAGGCGCTCGCCGACGCCCTGGGCTGGCCGCACACACGCGTCCGCGTCCGCCGAAGCCTGGTCCGGGTCGCCCTGGACCGCCTGACGGCCAGCCTGGGTCTCCCCGGAGACCGCGAGGCCGTGGCGCGGGTCGGCCCGCCCTGGCCGGACGCGGTGTTCGTCATCGGCGGGCGGTCCATCGGCCTGGCGCGGCACGTCCGCCGCCGCTCGGGCGGGCGCACGCGCATCGTCGCCCTCGGGCGTCCCTGGGCGCCCCTGGACCAGCCCGACCTCGTCATCACCACGCCGCAGTACAAGCTGCCGGCCGACGCCAACGTCGTGCACAACCACCTGCCGCTGAACACCCTGGATCCGGCGCGCCTGGCCGCCGGCGCGGCGGCGTGGCGCCCGCGCGTGGCGGACCTGCCCGGCCCCTGCGTGACCGTCCTGCTGGGCGGCAACAGCAGCACGCACGTCTTCGACGCGGCCACCGCCCGGCGACTCGCCGCCCTGGCGAGCGAGCGCGCTGGCGAGTTGGGCGGGTCGGTCCTCGCCTGCGGCAGCCCGCGCACCCCGGCCGCCGCCGTCGAAGCCTTCGCGGCGGCGCTGACGGTGCCCAACCGGGTCATCCCGTGGCGGCCGGACGCGGCGGACAACCCCTTGGCCGGCTTCGTCGCGCTGGGCGAGCGCCTGCTGGTGACCGGCGAAAGCGCCTCGATGGTCGCGGAAACCCTGCGCACCGGCAAACCGGTGGAAACCGTGGAGCTGCCGCTGCGCCGGCGGGCGGCCGTGGTGACCAAACACCTCCCCCACGTGATCGAACGGCTCGGGCTGGGTCGGCCCTGCGCGGGCCTGTCGGCGGCGCTGACCCGCCGCGGCCTCTGGGTGCCGCCGCGCGATCTCGGCCGCGTCCACGAAGCCCTCGCCGCCGCCGGCGGCCCGACCGCCGAGGTGCCCGCCGAGGACGTGGCGCGGGCATGCGCCGCCGTGCGCGCCCTGATCGCCGCGCCGCGGGAAGCCGCCGGGCCGGCGGACGCCTCCGTGCGCCCCGCGGCCTGA